The following nucleotide sequence is from Streptomyces leeuwenhoekii.
CCCGTGTCGGTCGCCTTCTCGCACGCCGTGACGGACAAGGCCGCCGTCGAGCGGGCGATCACCGTGACCGCCGACCCCGGTGTCGAGGTGGCCGGTCACTGGTTCGGCGACAAGCGCCTGGACTTCCGGCCGGAGAAGTACTGGGCGCCGGGCACCGCGGTCACCGTGCGGCTGCGGCTGCGGGGCGTCGAGGCCGCGCGCGGCGTCCTCGGCGTCCAGTCCCAGGACATCGCCTTCCGCATCGGCCGCGAGCGGATCAGCACGGTCGACCTGGGCACCGGGCGGATGACGGTCGAGGAGGACGGCCGGGCCGTCGCCGGTTACGACGTCACCGGCGGCGACGCAGACCACACCACCTGGTCCGGGATCATGGTGATCAGCGAGCGGCTCAAGGAAACCCGCATGGAGTCCTCGACCGTCGGGCTCGGCCATGAGTACGACATCGCGGACGTCCCGCACGCACAGCGGCTCACCACGTCCGGCACCTTCATCCACGGCAACTACTGGAGCTCGGCGTCGGTGTTCGGGCGGCGGAACACCACCCACGGCTGCATCGGCCTGCGGGACGCCAAGGGCGGGGACGACCGCTCGACGGCCGGCTACGCCTTCTACATGGACTCCCTGGTCGGCGATGTCGTGATCGTGAAGAACTCCGGCGAGCGGACCGTGGATCCGGCCAACGGGCTCAACGGCTGGAACCTGTCGTGGAAGAAGTGGAAGGCGGGCAGCGCGCTGTAACGGAAGCCTGAGGCGGCAGGGGCGCGGGGTCGGACGCCTGAGGCGGCAGGCGCGCGGGGGCGGGGCGACCGCGCCCGGCCGCGGCGCGCCCCGGGTCACGCGGCCCGCCCCGGCCATGCGGGGCGCGGACGCCGGGTCGCCCCGGTGACCCGGTGCGGGGGCCGGCCGCCCCCGCCGCGGCCCGGCCCGGGCGGGCCGGCCGGGCGGCGGCCCACGCCGTCAGCGCAGCTCCGCCCGGAAGGCCGCCGGGGTTATGTCGGTGTGCTGGTGGAAGAACTTGGAGAAGTTCGCCGCGTCGGGGAAGCCGATCGCGGCGCCGACCCGGCCGATCGGCATGTCGGTGTGGGCCAGCAGCCGCTTGGCCTCCAGGATCACGCGCTTGTCGATGAAGCCCTTGGGCGTCTGGCCGGTGGCGGCGCGGACCGCGCGGACGAGGGTGCGGCGGGAGTAGCCGAGCGCGTCGGCGTAGGCGCTGACGCTGTGGTTGGTGGCGAAGCCCCGCTCCACCGCGTCCCGGAAGAGGGTGAAGGTCGTGTCGGCCTGCCGCAGCCGCACCGCCTCCGCGGAGCTGGCCGCCAGGTGCGCCAGTCGCAGCAGGAACGCGGACAGGGAGTGCCGCAGCACCGCCGTGTGCAGGCTGAGCGGCAGCGTGGTGGTGTCCTCGTACTCGCGGCGGAGCTGGTCGAGGGCGGCGGTCAGGGCCGCGCGCTGCGCCGGATCGGGGTGGAGCAGGGGCGGCTGGTCGTAGCGGTAGAGGCCGGCGGCCTCCACGGTGGCGCGGGGCAGGAAGCCCGGCTGCATGATCAGTACCGTTCCGCGGTACTCGCTGTCCGGTGAGAAGCGGTGGACCTGGCCCGGGCGGATCCACAGCACGTCTCCGGCGGTCGCCTCGCACTCGGCGAAGTCGATCATGTGCCGGACCGGGCCGCCGGTGAAGAGCATGACGACGTGGAAGTCGATGCGGTGCACCCGGTGCAGCGGCGCGTCGGAGTGCCAGGTGCGGCCGGTGCCCATCGGGCCGATCTGCATGCCGACGCCGAGGACGCTCCGGTCGGCCGGGAAGGGGAAGGTTCTGATTCCGTCGCCCGACCCGTCGCCGTCGTCACCCTCGCCACCTGCGATGTTTTCGTCCGTCATGTCCTTCTCATGCTGCTTCGACGGGCGCGTCGCGCCCGGGGGTGTCCCACTTTCACCACAGGCTGGCACACCTCGACCTTCCCCACAAAAAGTCTGACTTTTAAGTTTGAACACGTCAGACCAGCCATCCCGCTCCCATCGAGGACTTCTTGAAGATGAGCACGCAGACCGCGGACAGCTTCGAATGGACCGAACTCGACCGGCGTGCCGTCGACACGGCTCGGATTCTGGCGGCCGACGCCGTGCAGAAGGTCGGCAACGGCCACCCCGGCACGGCGATGAGCCTGGCCCCGGCCGCCTACACGATCTTTCAGAAGGTGATGCGTCACGACCCGGCGGACCCGGAGTGGACGGGCCGTGACCGCTTCGTGCTGTCCCCCGGCCACACCTCGCTGACCCTGTACACCCAGCTCTACCTCGCCGGTTACGAGCTGGATCTGGAGGATCTGCAGGCGTTCCGCACGCAGGGTTCCAAGACGCCGGGCCACCCCGAGTACGGGCACACCGCCGGGGTGGAGACGACGACCGGGCCGCTGGGCCAGGGTGTCGCCAACGCCGTCGGCATGGCGATGGCCGCCCGCTACGAGCGGGGCCTGTTCGACCCGGACGCCCCCGCCGGGGAGTCCCCCTTCGACCACACCGTCTGGGCGATCGTCTCCGACGGCGACCTCCAGGAGGGTGTCTCCGCCGAGGCGTCCTCCCTCGCCGGCCACCAGAAGCTCGGCAACCTCGTCTTCCTCTACGACGACAACCACATCTCCATCGAGGGCGACACCGCGACCGCGTTCTCCGAGGACGTCCTGGGGCGGTACGAGGCGTACGGCTGGCACACCCAGCGGATCGAGCCCGCGGAGAACGGCGACATCGACGTGCACGCGCTGTACGCGGCGCTGAAGGCGGCGCAGGCGGAGACCGAGCGCCCCTCGATCATCGCGATGCGCACGATCATCGCCTGGCCCGCCCCGAACGCGCAGAACACCGAGGCCGCGCACGGCTCGGCGCTGGGCGAGGACGAGGTCGCCGCCACCAAGCGCGTCCTCGGCTTCGACCCGGAGAAGACCTTCGAGGTCGCCGACGAGGTGCTCGCCCACACCCGCCAGGCCCTGGACCGGGGCGCCGAGGCGCACGCCGCCTGGGACAAGCGGATCGCCATGTGGCGCGGCGCCCAGCCCGAGCGGGCCAAGCTGTTCGACCGGGTGGTCGCCGGCCGGCTCCCGGAGGGCTGGGAGGACGCCCTGCCGGTGTTCGAGCCCGGCAAGTCCGTCGCCACCCGCGCCGCGTCCGGCAAGGTCCTCCAGGCGCTCGGCCCGGTCCTGCCCGAACTGTGGGGCGGCTCCGCCGACCTGGCCGGCTCGAACAACACCACGATCGACAAGACGTCGTCGTTCCTCCCCGAGGGCAACCCGCTGCCCGAGGCCGACCCGTACGGCCGTACGGTCCACTTCGGCATCCGCGAGTTCTCCATGGCGGCGGAGATGAACGGCATCGCGCTGCACGGCAACACCCGCATCTACGGCGGCACCTTCCTGGTCTTCTCCGACTACATGCGCAACGCCGTGCGGATGTCCGCCCTGATGCAGCTTCCGGTGACGTACGTGTGGACGCACGACTCCATCGGCCTGGGCGAGGACGGCCCGACCCACCAGCCGGTCGAGCACCTGGCCGCGCTGCGCGCCATCCCGGGCCTGAACGTGGTCCGCCCGGCCGACGCCAACGAGACCGCCATCGCCTGGGCGGAGATCCTCAAGCGGCACTCCACCCGCCCGGCCCCGCACGGCCTGGCGCTGACCCGGCAGGGCGTGCCGACGTACGAGCCCAACCCGGACGCCGCCAGGGGCGGCTATGTGCTGCGGGACGCCTCCACCGGGGCGCCGGACGTCGTGCTCATCGCCACCGGCTCCGAGGTGCAGCTCGCCGTGGCCGCGCGCGAGCTGCTGGAGGCGGAGGGGACCGGCACCCGGGTGGTGTCGATGCCGTCCGTGGAGTGGTTCGAGGAGCAGCCCCGCGAGTACCGCGAGAGCGTCCTGCCGCCGTCCGTGAAGGCGCGGGTCGCCGTCGAGGCCGGGGTCGGCCTGACGTGGTACCGCTTCGTGGGCGACGCCGGGCGCATCGTCTCCCTGGAGCACTTCGGCGCCTCCGCCGACGCCAGGACCCTGTTCGCCGAGTACGGCTTCACCGCCGAGAACGTCGCCGCCGCGGCGCGGGAATCCCTCGCCGCCGCCCGCGGCTGATCCGATCGCCAGAAAGAAGATGATCACTTTGTCCGAAGCAACCGCGCCCGCGGGAGCACTCAAGCGCCTGTCCGACCAGGGCGTCTCCATCTGGCTGGACGACCTGTCCCGTAAGCGGATCGAATCCGGCAATCTGGCCGGACTGATCGAGACGAAGAACGTCGTCGGCGTCACCACCAACCCCTCCATCTTCCAGGCCGCCATCGGTTCCGGCGAGGGTTACGAGGAGCAGCTCGCCGACCTGGCGGTGCGCGGCGTCACCGTCGACGAGGCGGTGCGCATGATGACCACCGCCGACGTCCGCGCCGCCGCCGATGTGCTGAAGCCGGTGTTCGAGGCCAGCGGCGGCCGGGACGGCCGGGTCTCCATCGAGGTGGACCCCCGCCTGGCCCACGACACCGCGGCCACCGTCGCCGAGGCCAGGCAGCTCGCCTGGCTGGTCGACCGGCCCAACGTGATGATCAAGATTCCGGCGACCGAGGCGGGCCTGCCGGCGATCACCGAGGTCATCGGCGCGGGCATCAGCGTGAACGTGACGCTGATCTTCTCGCTGGAGCGCTACCGCGAGGTCATGGACGCCTACCTCGCCGGCCTGGAGAAGGCGCGGGCGGCCGGGCACGACCTGTCGGCCATCCACTCCGTCGCCTCCTTCTTCGTCTCCCGCGTCGACAGCGAGATCGACAAGCGGCTGACGCTGCTGGGCACGGACGAGGCCCTCGCCCTGAAGGGCAGGGCGGCCCTGGCCAACGCGCGCCTCGCCTACGAGGCGTACGAGGAGGTCTTCTCCGGGGGCCGCTGGACCGCCCTGGCCGCAGCCCGCGCCAACAAGCAGCGCCCCCTGTGGGCCTCCACCGGTGTGAAGGACCCGGCATACCGGGACACTCTGTATGTGGAAGAGCTGGTCGCCCCCGGGACCGTGAACACGATGCCGGAGGCCACCTTGGACGCCACCGCCGATCACGGAGACATCCAGGGCGACACGGTCACCGGAGGCTACGCGCAGGCCCGCGCCGACCTGGCGGCCGTCGAGCGGCTCGGCATCTCCTACGACGAGGTGGTGCGGCAACTGGAGGACGAGGGCGTCGCCAAGTTCGAGGTGGCCTGGCAGGACCTGCTCGACGCCGTGACGAAGTCCCTGAACAGCAAGGGAGTGGACGGGGAATGAGCGAGGAGCTTCCGGAAGCGGCTGCCGCCGAGGCCGCGGTGACCGACACGTCCGGGGCCGGCGGGGCCAAGCCCGCCAAGCGGGCCCGCAAGAGCGCCGCCGACACCGGACAGGACGCCCCGGCCCAGGGAGCGCAGGGGACGAAGAAGGCGAAGAAGGCGGCCTCCGAGGCCGCCCCGGCGGCGAAGCGGCGGCCCGCCGCCCCCGTCCCGGCCGCCGACTGGTCCAATCCGCTGCGCGACCCGCGCGATCGCCGGCTGCCCCGGATCGCGGGCCCGTCCGGCCTGGTCATCTTCGGGGTCACCGGCGACCTGTCCCGCAAGAAGCTGATGCCGGCCGTCTACGACCTGGCCAACCGCGGCCTGCTGCCGCCGGGCTTCTCGCTGGTGGGCTTCGCCCGCCGGGACTGGGAGGACCAGGACTTCGCGCAGGTCGTGCACGACGCGGTCAAGGAGCACGCGCGGACGCCGTTCCGCGAGGAGGTGTGGCAGCAGCTCGCCGAGGGCATGCGGTTCATCCCCGGCGACTTCGACGACGACACCGCGTTCAAGCAGCTCGGGGACGCCGTGGAGGAGCTGGACGCCTCCCGCGGCACCAGCGGCAACTACGCCTTCTACCTCTCCGTGCCGCCCAAGTTCTTCCCCAAGGTCGTCCAGCAGCTCAAGAAGCACGGGCTGGCCGACGCCCCGGAGGGCGCCTGGCGCCGCGCGGTCATCGAGAAGCCGTTCGGGCACGACCTGGCCAGCGCCTGCGACCTGAACGCGATCGTGCACGAGGTCTTCGAGCCGGACCAGGTCTTCCGCATCGACCACTACCTGGGCAAGGAGACCGTCCAGAACATCCTGGCGCTGCGCTTCGCCAACCAGATGTACGAGCCGATCTGGAACCGCTCGTACGTCGACCATGTGCAGATCACGATGGCCGAGGACATCGGCATCGGCGGCCGGGCCGGTTACTACGACGGCATCGGCGCCGCCCGCGACGTCATCCAGAACCACCTGCTCCAGTTGCTCGCGCTGACCGCGATGGAGGAGCCCGCCTCCTTCGACGCCGAGTCGCTGCTCACCGAGAAGCTGAAGGTGCTGCGGGCGGTCCGGCTGCCCGAGGACCTCGGCCGGCACACCGTGCGCGGGCAGTACGCGGGCGGCTGGCAGGGCGGCGCCCAGGTGTGCGGCTACCTGGAGGAGGAAGGCATCGACCCGGCCTCCACCACCGACACCTACGCGGCGATCAAGCTGGCCATCGACAACCGCCGCTGGGCGGGCGTCCCCTTCTACCTGCGCACCGGCAAGCGGCTGGGCCGCCGGGTGACGGAGATCGCGGTCGTCTTCCAGCGGGCCCCGCACTCCCCCTTCGACACCACGGCCACCGAGGAGCTGGGCGAGAACGCGATCGTCATCCGCGTCCAGCCCGACGAGGGCATGACGGTCCGCTTCGGCTCCAAGGTGCCGGGCACCTCGATGGAGATCCGGGACGTGTCGATGGACTTCGCCTACGGCGAGTCGTTCACCGAGTCCAGCCCGGAGGCGTACGAGCGGCTCATCCTGGACGTCCTCCTGGGGGACGCCAACCTGTTCCCCCGTCACCAGGAAGTGGAAGAGTCCTGGAGGATCCTCGACCCGGTCGAGGAGTACTGGGCCACGCACGGCAGGCCCGCGCAGTACGCCTCGGGGAGCTGGGGACCCGAGGAAGCCGACGAGATGCTCGCACGAGACGGACGGAGCTGGCGCAGGCCATGAGGATCGACCTGACCGACACCACGGCAAGCAAGATCAACAAGGCGCTGGTGCAAGGTCGCCGCGCCATCGGCACCCCGGCCGTGGGCATGGTCCTGACGATGGTGATCGTCACGGACGAGGAGAACGCCTACGACTCGATGAAGGCGGCCGAGGAAGCCTCCCACGAGCACCCCTCGCGCACCCTGGTCGTCATCAAGCGCCACGCCCGCACCTCCCGCGACCGCACCCGCTCCCACCTCGACGCCGAGGTGCGGGTGGGTTCCGAGGCCGGCACCGGCGAGACGGTGGTACTGCGCATGTACGGCGAGGTGTCCGACCACGCCGACTCGGTGGTGCTGCCCCTGCTGCTGCCGGACGCCCCGGTCGTCGTGTGGTGGCCGGTGGACGCGCCGGAGAACCCGGCCAAGGACCCGCTCGGCGCGCTGGCCCAGCGCCGGATCACCGACATGTACGCCGTCGAACACCCGCTCCAGGCCCTCGAGGACCGCGCCCGGTCCTACGCGCCCGGCGACACCGATTTGGCCTGGACCCGGCTGACCCCGTGGCGCTCCATGCTGGCCGCCGCGCTGGACCAGGCCCGGCAGCAGATCACCTCCGCCGTGGTGGAGAGCGAGCCGGAGAACCCCAGCGCGGAGCTGCTGGCCCGCTGGCTCGAGGCCCGGCTGCATGTGCCGGTCGAGCGGGTGGACACCGCCGGACCGGTCGTCACGGGCGTGCGCCTGGGCACCGGGAACGGCGAGATCGTCATCGACCGGCCCGAGGGCCCGCTGGCCACCCTGACCCTGCCGGACCAGCCGCCGCGCACCCTCGCGCTGAAGGTCCGCCCCACCTCCGAACTCATCGCCGAGGAGTTGCGGCGCCTCGACGCGGACGAGATGTACGCCATCGCCCTGCGCGGCGAGGCAACCGAGGAGACCCCCGCACATGTCTGACTCCCCCAAGCTCAGCAGGCGTCCGGAGTGGACGGCCCTGGAGGACCACCGCGCCGAGGCGATGCTCCACCCGAACCTGCGTGAGCTGTTCGCCGCGGACCCCTCCCGCGCGGAGCGGTACGTGGTGCACGTCGGTGATCTGCGGATCGACTACTCCAAGAACCTGGTCACCGACGAGACCCTCGCCCTGCTGCAGGAACTGGCCGCCGCCACCGGCGTGTTCGAGCTGCGCGACGCCATGTTCCGCGGCGAGAAGATCAACGTCACCGAGCGGCGGGCGGTGCTGCACACCGCGCTGCGCGCCCCGCGCGAGGCGGTCGTCGAGGTCGACGGCGAGAACGTCGTCCCCAAGGTCCACGCGGTGCTGGACAGGATGACCGACTTCGCGAACCGGGTCCGCTCGGGTGAGTGGACCGGTCACACCGGCCGCCCCATCCGCAACATCGTCAACATCGGTATCGGCGGCTCCGACCTCGGCCCGGCGATGGCGTACGAGGCGCTGCGCGCCTACACCGACCGGTCCCTGACGTTCCGTTTCGTCTCCAACGTGGACGGCGCCGACCTGCACGAGGCGGTCCGCGACCTCGATCCGGAGGAGACGCTGTTCATCGTCGCCTCCAAGACCTTCACCACGATCGAGACGATCACGAACGCCACCTCGGCGCGGTCCTGGCTGCTGAACGGTGCGGACGGCGACGAGAAGGCGGTCGCCAAGCACTTCGTCGCCCTGTCGACCAACGCCGAGAAGGTCGCCGAGTTCGGCATCGACACGGCCAACATGTTCGAGTTCTGGGACTGGGTCGGCGGCCGCTACTCCTACGACTCGGCGATCGGCCTGTCCCTGATGATCGCCATCGGCCCGGACCGGTTCCGGGAGATGCTCGACGGCTTCCGCATCGTCGACGAGCACTTCCGCAACGCCGAAGCCGAGGCCAACGCACCGCTCCTCCTGGGCCTGCTCGGCATCTGGTACGGCAACTTCTTCGGCGCCCAGTCGCACGCGGTGCTGCCGTACTCGCACTACCTGTCGAAGTTCACGGCCTACCTCCAGCAGCTCGACATGGAGTCCAACGGCAAGTCGGTCGACCGCGACGGCCGCCCCGTCGAGTGGCAGACCGGCCCCGTCGTCTGGGGCACGCCGGGCACCAACGGGCAGCACGCCTACTACCA
It contains:
- the tal gene encoding transaldolase, encoding MITLSEATAPAGALKRLSDQGVSIWLDDLSRKRIESGNLAGLIETKNVVGVTTNPSIFQAAIGSGEGYEEQLADLAVRGVTVDEAVRMMTTADVRAAADVLKPVFEASGGRDGRVSIEVDPRLAHDTAATVAEARQLAWLVDRPNVMIKIPATEAGLPAITEVIGAGISVNVTLIFSLERYREVMDAYLAGLEKARAAGHDLSAIHSVASFFVSRVDSEIDKRLTLLGTDEALALKGRAALANARLAYEAYEEVFSGGRWTALAAARANKQRPLWASTGVKDPAYRDTLYVEELVAPGTVNTMPEATLDATADHGDIQGDTVTGGYAQARADLAAVERLGISYDEVVRQLEDEGVAKFEVAWQDLLDAVTKSLNSKGVDGE
- a CDS encoding helix-turn-helix transcriptional regulator; this encodes MTDENIAGGEGDDGDGSGDGIRTFPFPADRSVLGVGMQIGPMGTGRTWHSDAPLHRVHRIDFHVVMLFTGGPVRHMIDFAECEATAGDVLWIRPGQVHRFSPDSEYRGTVLIMQPGFLPRATVEAAGLYRYDQPPLLHPDPAQRAALTAALDQLRREYEDTTTLPLSLHTAVLRHSLSAFLLRLAHLAASSAEAVRLRQADTTFTLFRDAVERGFATNHSVSAYADALGYSRRTLVRAVRAATGQTPKGFIDKRVILEAKRLLAHTDMPIGRVGAAIGFPDAANFSKFFHQHTDITPAAFRAELR
- a CDS encoding L,D-transpeptidase, with the translated sequence MSTPHTPSRPDQQPGRWSRRGVLTMLGAVPAAAALTGWSDPAARAAESLTATVTPRAGALYGVGMPVSVAFSHAVTDKAAVERAITVTADPGVEVAGHWFGDKRLDFRPEKYWAPGTAVTVRLRLRGVEAARGVLGVQSQDIAFRIGRERISTVDLGTGRMTVEEDGRAVAGYDVTGGDADHTTWSGIMVISERLKETRMESSTVGLGHEYDIADVPHAQRLTTSGTFIHGNYWSSASVFGRRNTTHGCIGLRDAKGGDDRSTAGYAFYMDSLVGDVVIVKNSGERTVDPANGLNGWNLSWKKWKAGSAL
- the tkt gene encoding transketolase; protein product: MSTQTADSFEWTELDRRAVDTARILAADAVQKVGNGHPGTAMSLAPAAYTIFQKVMRHDPADPEWTGRDRFVLSPGHTSLTLYTQLYLAGYELDLEDLQAFRTQGSKTPGHPEYGHTAGVETTTGPLGQGVANAVGMAMAARYERGLFDPDAPAGESPFDHTVWAIVSDGDLQEGVSAEASSLAGHQKLGNLVFLYDDNHISIEGDTATAFSEDVLGRYEAYGWHTQRIEPAENGDIDVHALYAALKAAQAETERPSIIAMRTIIAWPAPNAQNTEAAHGSALGEDEVAATKRVLGFDPEKTFEVADEVLAHTRQALDRGAEAHAAWDKRIAMWRGAQPERAKLFDRVVAGRLPEGWEDALPVFEPGKSVATRAASGKVLQALGPVLPELWGGSADLAGSNNTTIDKTSSFLPEGNPLPEADPYGRTVHFGIREFSMAAEMNGIALHGNTRIYGGTFLVFSDYMRNAVRMSALMQLPVTYVWTHDSIGLGEDGPTHQPVEHLAALRAIPGLNVVRPADANETAIAWAEILKRHSTRPAPHGLALTRQGVPTYEPNPDAARGGYVLRDASTGAPDVVLIATGSEVQLAVAARELLEAEGTGTRVVSMPSVEWFEEQPREYRESVLPPSVKARVAVEAGVGLTWYRFVGDAGRIVSLEHFGASADARTLFAEYGFTAENVAAAARESLAAARG
- the pgi gene encoding glucose-6-phosphate isomerase; translation: MSDSPKLSRRPEWTALEDHRAEAMLHPNLRELFAADPSRAERYVVHVGDLRIDYSKNLVTDETLALLQELAAATGVFELRDAMFRGEKINVTERRAVLHTALRAPREAVVEVDGENVVPKVHAVLDRMTDFANRVRSGEWTGHTGRPIRNIVNIGIGGSDLGPAMAYEALRAYTDRSLTFRFVSNVDGADLHEAVRDLDPEETLFIVASKTFTTIETITNATSARSWLLNGADGDEKAVAKHFVALSTNAEKVAEFGIDTANMFEFWDWVGGRYSYDSAIGLSLMIAIGPDRFREMLDGFRIVDEHFRNAEAEANAPLLLGLLGIWYGNFFGAQSHAVLPYSHYLSKFTAYLQQLDMESNGKSVDRDGRPVEWQTGPVVWGTPGTNGQHAYYQLIHQGTKLIPADFIGFARPVSELSDELKAQHDLLMANFFAQTQALAFGKTAEEVRAEGVPEEQVPHRTFKGDHPTTTILATELTPSVLGQLIALYEHKVFVQGAIWNIDSFDQWGVELGKVLAKRVEPALTEGTDVPGLDPSTAALVAAYRDLKEVK
- the zwf gene encoding glucose-6-phosphate dehydrogenase; translated protein: MSEELPEAAAAEAAVTDTSGAGGAKPAKRARKSAADTGQDAPAQGAQGTKKAKKAASEAAPAAKRRPAAPVPAADWSNPLRDPRDRRLPRIAGPSGLVIFGVTGDLSRKKLMPAVYDLANRGLLPPGFSLVGFARRDWEDQDFAQVVHDAVKEHARTPFREEVWQQLAEGMRFIPGDFDDDTAFKQLGDAVEELDASRGTSGNYAFYLSVPPKFFPKVVQQLKKHGLADAPEGAWRRAVIEKPFGHDLASACDLNAIVHEVFEPDQVFRIDHYLGKETVQNILALRFANQMYEPIWNRSYVDHVQITMAEDIGIGGRAGYYDGIGAARDVIQNHLLQLLALTAMEEPASFDAESLLTEKLKVLRAVRLPEDLGRHTVRGQYAGGWQGGAQVCGYLEEEGIDPASTTDTYAAIKLAIDNRRWAGVPFYLRTGKRLGRRVTEIAVVFQRAPHSPFDTTATEELGENAIVIRVQPDEGMTVRFGSKVPGTSMEIRDVSMDFAYGESFTESSPEAYERLILDVLLGDANLFPRHQEVEESWRILDPVEEYWATHGRPAQYASGSWGPEEADEMLARDGRSWRRP
- the opcA gene encoding glucose-6-phosphate dehydrogenase assembly protein OpcA, which produces MRIDLTDTTASKINKALVQGRRAIGTPAVGMVLTMVIVTDEENAYDSMKAAEEASHEHPSRTLVVIKRHARTSRDRTRSHLDAEVRVGSEAGTGETVVLRMYGEVSDHADSVVLPLLLPDAPVVVWWPVDAPENPAKDPLGALAQRRITDMYAVEHPLQALEDRARSYAPGDTDLAWTRLTPWRSMLAAALDQARQQITSAVVESEPENPSAELLARWLEARLHVPVERVDTAGPVVTGVRLGTGNGEIVIDRPEGPLATLTLPDQPPRTLALKVRPTSELIAEELRRLDADEMYAIALRGEATEETPAHV